In Methylacidiphilum infernorum V4, a single window of DNA contains:
- the pheS gene encoding phenylalanine--tRNA ligase subunit alpha yields the protein MQQQLEILEKSFLEEIKAVSKKEEIEAIRIKYFGRKGLVPSLLEKIGQMPREQRPEWGKKLNELKSRLLEALQEREKEILAEASAFLSSSFSSFSFFDPTLPGRPIQSGTLHPISIALKKIFEIFKRIGFTLEEGPEIESEYNNFDALNIPLGHPARNEQDTFYLKEKVLLKDNSPGKLLLRPQTSPVQVRVMKNKKPPIRIIAPGRCYRRDEIDATHSIVFYQLEGLVVDKGISLADLKGTLEYFFRELLGSQLQFRFRPHYFPFTEPSFEVDGAVHSLEGKAVKWLELCGCGMVHPKVFLNVGIDPEIYSGFAFGFGIERYLMVAHKVPDLRLFTENDIRFLKHLSPSF from the coding sequence ATGCAGCAACAATTGGAAATTTTAGAAAAAAGTTTTTTAGAAGAAATCAAGGCCGTTTCCAAAAAAGAAGAGATTGAAGCTATACGGATAAAGTACTTTGGACGCAAAGGCCTTGTTCCTTCGCTACTGGAAAAGATCGGTCAAATGCCCAGGGAACAAAGACCGGAATGGGGGAAAAAACTCAACGAACTCAAATCAAGGTTGCTTGAGGCTCTACAAGAAAGGGAAAAAGAAATCCTTGCCGAAGCCTCGGCTTTCTTGTCTTCCAGCTTTTCTTCCTTTTCTTTTTTTGATCCTACCTTGCCGGGTAGGCCTATCCAGTCGGGCACTCTCCATCCTATTTCTATCGCGTTAAAAAAAATTTTTGAAATTTTTAAAAGGATCGGTTTTACCCTTGAAGAAGGTCCGGAAATAGAAAGCGAATATAACAATTTCGACGCTCTGAATATTCCCTTGGGACACCCTGCACGAAACGAACAAGATACCTTTTACCTTAAAGAAAAGGTGCTCCTCAAAGACAACTCTCCGGGAAAATTGCTCCTTCGTCCCCAAACATCTCCTGTCCAGGTTAGGGTCATGAAAAACAAAAAACCTCCCATTCGCATTATCGCCCCGGGAAGGTGTTACCGCAGGGATGAAATTGATGCCACCCATTCCATAGTTTTCTATCAACTCGAAGGATTAGTCGTCGATAAAGGCATCAGCCTTGCCGATCTCAAGGGAACCTTAGAATATTTTTTTAGGGAGCTTTTAGGAAGTCAGCTTCAGTTTAGGTTCCGACCCCATTATTTTCCCTTTACCGAGCCTAGCTTCGAGGTGGATGGGGCTGTCCACTCCCTTGAAGGGAAGGCCGTCAAGTGGTTGGAATTATGCGGTTGTGGCATGGTCCATCCCAAGGTATTTTTAAACGTAGGTATAGATCCAGAAATATACTCGGGATTCGCCTTTGGATTCGGCATAGAAAGATACTTAATGGTCGCCCACAAGGTGCCGGATCTCAGGTTATTCACCGAGAACGACATCCGGTTTTTAAAACATTTAAGTCCTTCTTTTTAA
- a CDS encoding cytochrome c biogenesis protein ResB yields MRLFSPLSEVERKKLIEERKKSSTFWKIIHLLGSLRLAIFLLLSIAFGCAIATFLESRLDTQVAQFYIYKSPWFFGWLILLCVNLFAVTLTRIPWKKRHLGFIVTHYGIIILLMGALVGLKKGFEGFITLEAGDAPSNRLATKDTVLLVKNPILNEIEEFRFPAELWKPSPKSPRALNIPGTGLKFYADDYARELFLSEDITKEPNSESSGVLIELKSKMANQAVRYVLLKNDPSRGAEDFFGMARLEMKDPSPAEEMSFHESAVLFANAPDQSVIHAHEGVSSNYRYFLLWDNPAVANRSLFVVLIGQDGEKRTWPLNEIIHKTVDLPGEAKMEVAEYWPNFSLKEGKPTSLSGEPLNPAILVHIHWQNDRRANLIFRLWDSPDGIINYQLLRKGKIYQEGQIERDKPLSLGWGDWSATLLKFEPRASIKREIQKIKPAESAVAQLLPSGLHCWIEDKKTKEKTQPLWILSGYPQSFVLDNIPLQISFGFKTITLPFRVSLEKFEVPRNEGSDSPSDFISTLRFEDPQTGKTVIGKAHMNYPASFPGGLWRSVLGLNYKFSQSSWNPQDLNESTLQVLYDPGWPLKWVGSLMICLGILTMFLISPKPPVVLDKDTKSIPKDENSSCQPTTPRSIS; encoded by the coding sequence GTGAGACTTTTTAGCCCCTTATCCGAAGTTGAACGGAAGAAGCTGATAGAGGAAAGGAAAAAATCTTCGACCTTTTGGAAAATCATCCATCTTTTAGGTTCTCTGAGATTGGCTATCTTCCTTCTCTTGTCAATAGCTTTCGGTTGTGCCATTGCCACTTTTTTAGAATCCAGATTGGACACCCAGGTGGCCCAATTTTACATTTACAAATCTCCCTGGTTTTTCGGCTGGCTTATCTTGCTTTGCGTGAACCTCTTTGCGGTTACATTGACAAGAATTCCCTGGAAGAAACGACACCTTGGATTTATTGTCACCCACTACGGTATTATTATCCTTTTGATGGGTGCCCTCGTTGGACTAAAAAAAGGGTTTGAAGGATTCATAACCCTTGAAGCCGGGGATGCTCCTAGTAATCGACTCGCCACTAAAGACACCGTCCTTTTAGTTAAGAATCCCATTCTCAATGAAATTGAGGAATTTCGATTCCCCGCCGAACTATGGAAACCCTCGCCAAAATCACCTCGCGCGCTCAACATCCCCGGGACCGGGTTAAAGTTTTACGCCGATGATTATGCCCGCGAACTTTTCCTTTCTGAAGATATAACCAAAGAACCCAATTCGGAAAGTTCGGGGGTTCTCATCGAATTGAAAAGCAAGATGGCGAACCAAGCTGTCCGTTACGTGCTTTTGAAAAATGATCCATCAAGGGGAGCTGAAGACTTTTTTGGCATGGCCAGGCTAGAAATGAAAGACCCTTCTCCAGCCGAGGAGATGAGTTTTCATGAATCAGCCGTTCTTTTTGCCAATGCCCCTGATCAATCCGTCATTCATGCCCATGAAGGGGTAAGTTCAAATTACCGTTACTTTCTTTTGTGGGACAATCCCGCCGTTGCCAACCGGTCTCTTTTTGTGGTCCTCATCGGCCAAGATGGAGAAAAAAGAACTTGGCCCTTGAATGAAATCATCCATAAGACGGTGGACCTACCTGGAGAGGCAAAAATGGAAGTGGCCGAGTACTGGCCTAATTTTTCTCTAAAAGAAGGCAAGCCCACCTCCCTCTCCGGAGAACCTCTCAATCCCGCTATTCTTGTTCACATTCATTGGCAAAATGACCGAAGGGCAAATTTAATTTTTAGGTTGTGGGATTCGCCGGATGGAATAATCAACTACCAGTTGCTGCGAAAGGGAAAAATCTATCAAGAAGGTCAAATCGAGCGGGATAAACCCCTTTCCTTGGGATGGGGAGATTGGTCGGCCACGCTGCTTAAATTTGAACCTCGGGCAAGTATCAAGAGGGAGATTCAAAAGATAAAACCGGCCGAATCCGCTGTCGCCCAACTTCTTCCTTCCGGTCTCCACTGCTGGATAGAAGACAAAAAAACAAAAGAGAAAACCCAACCCCTGTGGATTCTCTCAGGATATCCCCAAAGCTTTGTTCTCGACAATATCCCTCTTCAAATTAGTTTTGGTTTTAAGACAATAACCTTGCCTTTCAGGGTCAGCCTCGAGAAATTTGAAGTGCCCCGCAATGAAGGATCCGATTCTCCATCGGATTTTATAAGCACCCTTAGATTTGAAGATCCCCAAACGGGGAAAACGGTCATAGGCAAAGCCCACATGAATTATCCCGCTTCTTTCCCCGGGGGGTTATGGAGATCAGTTTTGGGACTCAACTACAAGTTCTCCCAATCTTCCTGGAATCCTCAAGATTTAAATGAGAGCACGCTCCAAGTTCTCTACGATCCAGGATGGCCCCTGAAGTGGGTTGGTTCTTTAATGATTTGCCTAGGCATATTAACGATGTTTTTGATCAGTCCCAAGCCTCCCGTAGTCCTGGATAAAGATACAAAATCCATCCCCAAGGATGAAAACAGTTCTTGTCAGCCCACTACTCCGCGTTCTATTTCTTGA
- a CDS encoding formate--tetrahydrofolate ligase, with product MKEKNLSSDLKIAREKKPLGIEEVAKKLSIPHDALERYGAFKAKISWEYLKELFCRPRRGKLVLVTATTPTPAGEGKTTTAIGLTDGLSRLGQKAALCLREPSMGPVFGAKGAATGSGLAQLIPREEINLHFTGDFAAVAAAHNLLAALIDNHLYHGNDLGIDPRKISWGRVVDINDRALRKILVGLESKKSFPRFSFFDIVAASEVMAILCLAQSYKDLRQRIADICIGRGRDDKNIDAEELGAAGAMSVLLVHAFKPNLVQTLENNPAFVHGGPFGNIAHGCSSVVSLNAALRLADWVVTEAGFGSDLGGEKFVNIVCRQSGLKPDCAVIVTTVRALKFHGGMTLDCLNQRDLYSLEKGFPNLLRHIQIVEEVLGIPAVVALNRFSADSGEEIDWLGKRLGSLGYPFAVCNHWAQGGEGAVELARRVLERSRQLNCKLNFTYADGDPLIKKIEKIALNVYKAGSIALHPHAQEEIRVIERQGLDQLPVCMAKTQYSFSVDPRLRGAPEGHELFVRELRVAAGAKYILVLCGEINTMPGLPKVPASSSMDIDEEGKVIGTI from the coding sequence GTGAAAGAAAAAAATTTGTCTTCAGATTTAAAGATAGCGAGAGAAAAAAAACCTTTGGGTATTGAAGAGGTTGCCAAAAAATTATCGATCCCCCACGATGCCTTAGAACGTTACGGGGCATTTAAAGCAAAAATATCTTGGGAGTATCTAAAAGAGCTTTTTTGCCGCCCAAGACGGGGAAAGCTTGTTTTGGTCACCGCTACAACTCCTACTCCCGCAGGAGAGGGGAAAACGACTACGGCCATTGGCCTTACGGATGGGTTAAGCCGGTTAGGTCAAAAAGCTGCCCTATGCTTGAGGGAACCTTCAATGGGACCTGTATTTGGAGCCAAGGGTGCGGCTACAGGATCGGGACTGGCACAACTTATCCCAAGGGAGGAGATTAACCTTCATTTTACCGGGGATTTTGCAGCCGTTGCTGCTGCCCACAATCTTTTGGCTGCTTTGATCGATAATCATCTTTATCATGGAAATGATTTAGGCATTGATCCTAGAAAAATTTCATGGGGAAGGGTTGTAGATATCAATGATAGGGCGCTGCGAAAAATACTTGTTGGCCTAGAAAGTAAAAAATCTTTCCCGAGATTCTCTTTTTTCGATATCGTGGCCGCATCCGAGGTGATGGCGATTTTATGTCTTGCCCAATCTTACAAGGATTTAAGGCAAAGAATAGCCGACATCTGTATTGGTAGAGGGAGGGATGATAAAAATATTGACGCCGAGGAGCTTGGAGCTGCCGGGGCCATGTCCGTTCTCCTGGTTCATGCATTTAAGCCTAATCTTGTTCAAACCTTGGAAAACAATCCCGCTTTTGTGCACGGCGGCCCTTTCGGCAATATCGCCCATGGATGTAGTTCAGTCGTCTCGTTGAATGCGGCATTGAGGCTGGCTGATTGGGTGGTCACGGAGGCCGGGTTTGGGAGCGATCTTGGAGGAGAAAAATTCGTCAATATCGTATGCAGGCAGAGTGGATTAAAGCCCGATTGCGCGGTGATTGTTACAACGGTCAGGGCTTTGAAGTTTCATGGAGGAATGACCTTGGATTGTTTAAACCAAAGAGATCTTTACTCCTTGGAAAAAGGATTCCCCAATCTTTTGAGGCACATTCAAATTGTGGAAGAAGTTTTGGGTATTCCTGCCGTGGTGGCATTAAACCGATTTTCAGCCGATAGCGGCGAGGAAATCGATTGGTTGGGCAAAAGGTTAGGTTCATTGGGTTATCCTTTTGCCGTCTGCAATCATTGGGCCCAGGGAGGAGAGGGAGCTGTTGAGCTGGCTCGGAGGGTTCTAGAGAGGAGCAGGCAGTTAAATTGCAAGTTGAATTTTACCTACGCTGACGGGGATCCCCTAATAAAGAAAATAGAAAAAATCGCCCTGAATGTTTATAAGGCAGGAAGCATTGCTTTGCACCCTCATGCGCAAGAGGAAATCAGAGTTATTGAACGGCAAGGACTGGATCAATTGCCTGTATGCATGGCGAAAACCCAATATTCCTTTTCTGTTGATCCCCGGTTGCGAGGTGCACCTGAAGGGCATGAGTTGTTCGTCAGGGAGCTTAGAGTTGCTGCCGGGGCAAAGTATATCCTTGTTTTATGTGGAGAAATCAATACCATGCCTGGATTGCCTAAGGTCCCTGCCTCTAGCTCCATGGATATTGATGAGGAGGGAAAGGTGATCGGAACGATCTGA
- a CDS encoding RNA-guided endonuclease InsQ/TnpB family protein: MWRAVVEVPDRIFHRRRTGDGVVGLDFGVKAAATLSSGEAIDAPRPLKAALRRLRIRSRRLSRKIEAAKVAAGFAPQARLPKGTKLPVSNNRRKSAATLARLHARVANVRADFTHKLTTRLCRQNQAVVIEDLRVKGMLANDRLARAISDVGLGMFREQIEYKARRYGTRLIIADRWYPSSRLCSVCGWKNEALTLKDRSWTCPECGARHDRDFNAALNLKRLATATALPVASLSGNSGAAAEMVSAVVGKVTPVRDDSVEESGQEENSAHLCARF, encoded by the coding sequence TTGTGGCGAGCCGTCGTCGAAGTGCCAGACCGCATATTCCATCGCCGCCGCACGGGCGATGGTGTTGTGGGCCTTGACTTTGGCGTCAAAGCAGCAGCCACCCTCTCAAGTGGCGAAGCGATTGATGCTCCCAGACCGTTGAAAGCCGCTCTGCGCCGATTGAGAATCCGTAGCCGACGCTTAAGCCGCAAGATCGAAGCCGCCAAGGTTGCCGCCGGATTTGCTCCTCAAGCTCGTCTGCCCAAAGGCACCAAACTTCCCGTCTCCAACAACCGCAGGAAGTCTGCTGCGACATTGGCAAGGCTGCACGCCCGCGTTGCCAATGTCAGAGCGGATTTCACCCACAAGCTCACGACCCGGCTCTGCCGTCAAAACCAAGCGGTGGTGATCGAGGATTTGCGCGTCAAAGGCATGTTGGCAAACGACCGACTGGCCCGTGCCATCAGCGACGTGGGCTTGGGGATGTTTCGCGAGCAGATCGAGTACAAGGCGAGGCGCTACGGCACGCGGCTCATCATCGCCGATCGCTGGTATCCGAGCAGTCGCCTGTGTTCGGTTTGCGGGTGGAAGAACGAGGCGCTGACGCTCAAGGATCGGAGCTGGACGTGTCCCGAGTGCGGCGCGCGCCACGACCGCGACTTCAACGCGGCGCTCAACCTCAAACGGCTGGCAACCGCAACTGCCCTACCCGTGGCGAGTCTGTCTGGCAACAGCGGCGCTGCGGCAGAGATGGTCTCTGCCGTAGTCGGGAAAGTTACGCCTGTCAGAGACGATTCCGTTGAGGAATCGGGGCAGGAAGAGAACAGTGCGCACCTTTGCGCACGTTTTTGA
- a CDS encoding helix-turn-helix domain-containing protein: MQLTHKIALRPTPEQADYFARACGTVRRVWNWALDEWKRQYAAGCKPNAMALKKQLGAIKYRDPQWLDEDGQPWFKTIHRDAHAQPFAYLGKAWKRYFADRKAGKPVSEPQFKKKGRCRDSFA; encoded by the coding sequence GTGCAACTGACCCACAAAATCGCCCTTCGTCCGACGCCCGAGCAGGCAGACTACTTTGCCCGCGCCTGCGGCACCGTGCGGCGCGTCTGGAACTGGGCGCTGGACGAGTGGAAGCGCCAGTATGCCGCCGGGTGTAAACCCAACGCGATGGCGCTCAAAAAGCAGTTGGGCGCCATCAAGTACCGCGACCCGCAGTGGCTCGACGAGGACGGGCAGCCGTGGTTCAAGACCATCCATCGGGACGCCCACGCGCAGCCCTTTGCGTACCTGGGAAAAGCCTGGAAGCGCTACTTTGCCGACCGCAAAGCGGGCAAACCGGTGTCTGAACCGCAATTCAAGAAGAAAGGCCGCTGCCGCGACAGCTTCGCCTGA
- a CDS encoding IS607 family transposase, which yields MESTMSTGRAAKLLGVSVKTLQRWEREGRLIPAARTDSNRRLYTESQLRDFLGLRHAVSEPTRLIAYCRVSSAAQKPDLVNQRKVLEEFVVAKGLANVEFIEEVGGGLNFKRKRFLELMDAIGRREVKTLILAHRDRLTRFGFEWFEHFASRNGCELLVLNQERLSPEQEMVQDLMTIVNCFSSRLYGLRNYRKKLNEALKLDATNATQV from the coding sequence ATGGAAAGCACCATGAGCACGGGCCGGGCGGCCAAGCTGCTGGGGGTCTCGGTCAAGACCTTGCAGCGATGGGAGCGTGAAGGCCGACTAATTCCTGCGGCGCGGACCGACAGCAACCGAAGGCTTTACACCGAATCACAGCTTCGTGATTTTCTCGGCCTGCGCCATGCGGTGTCCGAGCCGACGCGGCTCATCGCGTACTGCCGCGTCTCCAGCGCCGCACAGAAGCCCGATCTTGTTAATCAGCGCAAGGTGCTGGAAGAGTTCGTGGTGGCAAAGGGACTGGCGAACGTCGAGTTCATCGAAGAGGTCGGTGGCGGACTGAACTTCAAGCGCAAGCGCTTTTTGGAACTCATGGACGCCATTGGACGGCGAGAGGTCAAAACCCTGATCCTTGCCCACCGCGACCGGCTCACCCGGTTTGGCTTCGAGTGGTTCGAGCATTTCGCCAGTAGGAATGGGTGCGAACTTCTCGTGCTCAACCAGGAGCGGCTGTCGCCCGAACAGGAAATGGTGCAGGACCTGATGACCATCGTGAATTGCTTCTCGTCCAGGCTCTACGGTTTGCGCAACTACCGAAAAAAGCTCAACGAAGCGCTGAAGCTGGACGCGACCAACGCGACACAGGTGTGA